The DNA region CGAACAACTCACCGGCTACAGCGCCGAGGCGGTCGCCTTTGCGACCGAGGCCCCGTTCCTCAGCAGTCTGGGCATGGATACCCTGGTGCTGGGACCCGGCGATATTGACCAGGCGCACCAGCCCGATGAGTTTTTGGCGTTGGAGCGCATCAACCCCATGGTCGATCTGATCCGATCCCTGATCCGCCGCTTCTGTCTGCAGCCATGACGGGTATAATCATCTTGCCTTCCCATTGTTCAACGCCAGCAGGACCGCCAGCGTGAAGATATCCAGCGCCGAGTACGTCAACTTTTTTCGCCACTCCTCCCCCTACATCAATGCACACCGGGGGCGCACCTTCGTGATCCACCTCGGGGGGGCAACCCTTGCCGATGAAGGCTTCAGCACCATTGTTCACGACATCGCCCTGCTTAACAGCCTCGGGGTTCGCCTGGTGCTGGTGTTCGGCGCACGTCCCCAGATCGAGCAGCGGGTAGTAGAGCGCGGCATCAACTGCAGGTTTCACCATGGTGTCCGCCTGACCAGCAAAGAGGTACTGGAGTCGGTCAAGGATGCCGTTGGCAGCCTGCGCATCCGTATCGAATCGATGCTGTCCATGGGGTTGGCCAACTCGCCGATGCACGGCGCCCGCATCCGCGTGGTCTCGGGGAATTTCGTCACCGCCAAACCCCTGGGGGTGGTCGATGGCATCGATTTCCAGCAGACCGGTGAGGTGCGCCGCATCGACCGCGAGGCGATCACCCAGCTGCTCAACGACGGCTATGTGGTACTGCTCTCCTGCCTGGGCTCCTCCCCGACGGGCGAGGTATTCAACCTGCCGGTGGAGCAGGTCGCGACCGCTACCGCGGCGGCCCTCAAGGCCGAGAAGCTGATCCTGTTCGGCGCTGGCAACGGCATCTGTAATGCCGAGGGGGAGCTGCTACGGCAGATGCGGGTGCAGCAGGCCCGCACCCTGTTACCTGCCCTTGAAGATGAGCCCAAGCAACTGCTTGAGGCGTCGATCAATGCCTGCGCCCAGGGGGTCAACCGCTGTCATATCATTGGCCACGGCACCGACGGCGCGCTGCTGCAGGAGCTCTTTACCCGCGACGGGGCCGGCACCCTGGTCACCCAGCAAGGCTACGAAGAGACCCGCCAGGCCACCATTGAAGATGTCGGCGGCATCCTGGAGTTGATCCAGCCGCTGGAGGAGCAGGGGGTGTTGGTACGCCGCTCGCGCAAGCAGCTGGAGCAGGAGATCGACCTGTTCACCGTGATCGAGCGTGATGGCATGATCATCGGTTGCGCCTCGCTGCACCCCTTTACCGACGTCCGTTGTGCCGAGCTGGCCTGCGTCGCCATTCACCCCGACTACCGTCAAGGCAGCCGTGGAGACCTGCTGCTGGAGTACGCCGAGGAGTTCGCCCGCCGACAGGGAATCGAGCGGCTGTTTGTGCTCACCACCCGTACCGCCCACTGGTTTGTCGAGCGGGGCTTTGGCGAGATCCCGGTAGAGCAGCTGCCGGAAGCCAAGAAGCAGATCTACAACCTGCAGCGCAACTCCAAGGTGTTTGAAAAGCAGCTGTAGCTTTTTAGTGGGTCGCGCCTTCCAGGGCCCGGGCGCGCAAGGGCCGTAGCTCGCCCGGCAACAACCGCTCCAGCTGGCGCCCGTAGAGCTCACGCAACCGTTGCTGCAGCTGCTGGCGCCCGCTGCCGGGAAAAACGGTCGCCAACGCCTTCCAGCTCTTCCCCTCCAGCACCTTGCCCAACAGCAGCGTCCGCTCCTCTTCGCTCACCGGCTCCAGCAGACCCTGCGCCAGCCACTCCTCAAGCGCTGCCTTGAGGGTCGCCATGCAGGTTTCGTAGAGTCGCTGGCCATCGGCAAAGCTGATCAGGTCACGCCAGTGCAGTATCCTCGCCTCGGCGGGGGTCAGCGGCGCCTCACCGGCCGCCCCCGCGCGCAGGCGCTGCGCCAGCTCGGCGTCGAGATCGGGGTATAGCTCGACCATTTGGCCGGGAAACTCGGCGGCAAAGCGGGCCACCCCCAGATGGATCATGCGGCAACCATCGGCGCTCAACCCCTTGCCCACCATCACCGAATGGGTACCACTACTGGCTTCACGGCTCACCCCAAGGCGCAGCGGCCGAAGCCCCGCCCGAAGCCAGAAGGGGAGCAGGCGCGTGGTCACGCCAAAGCTGGAGCCCAGGTAATCGCAACCGAGCTCCCTAGCCTCACGTTCCACCTCCGCCAGCAGCTGGCTCCCATACCCCCGGCTCTGGCACTGGGGATGAATGGCGATCCTCATGACCCGCAGGCAGCGCAGCAGGGGGGCCTGCCAGAGCCCACCGTGGGCAGCCAGGGACTGGGGCAGCAGGTGCCCCCGTGGACGCCGCCTCCCGAGCCAAATCTGCTGCCCCAGGGGGCGGTCAAAGCCCCCCTCGAGCGAGATCAGGGCCGTGCCCAGCAGTTGCTGGCCCCGCTCGAGCAGGGCGATCCTCAGGTTGGGACCATCCAGAAGGTGTCTCAAATCAGAGGCGCTGGTGCGATAGTGAGCCATTACCAACAAACCAAACAGCCGGCGCAGTAGGGGACCCTCCTCCACCAGTTGGGACTGGCTGACCCAGCGCACAGCCAGCGGTTCCGCTGTCTCAGCGCGCCATTCACAATCGGCATCCAATAACAGGCTATCGAAACACCAGCGCTCCAGTGGGTCCCCATCGGCCCAGCGGATCGGCTGCTGCAGCCTGATCTCTCGCCATCCGGGCCGGCGACGCTCAAGCACCTGCTGGAAGCGCAACGCAAAGCCCCGCCCTGAGCCCTCGTAGCCGTGAATGGTGGAGGCGTACACCAGCGCCGGATAGTGATCCAGCATCGACTCCAGCAGCGGCGCCGGGATTGCGGCCGCCTCATCCACCAGCAGCAGCTGTGCGGCGGGGCGCTCCTGCAGCAGCTCATCGGGTGCACAAAACCGCAGACGCCCCTGGCCCCACTCGAGATCACCCCGGCTCGCCTCCAGCCCCAGCCGCCGACGCGCATTTTCAAACAGGGAGTCGGCGGCGGCGCGCCGCGGAGCGCATACCAGGATCTCCTTCACTCCGGCCTTGAACAGGTTGGCCGCGGCAATGCCCAGCGCAGCGGATTTACCCCGCCCGCGATCGGAGCGGATCACCAGCGGCGGCACTCCAGGCGTGCGGGCAACCCGCTCAATGGCCTCCACCGCCTCCCGCTGCCCGGGCGTCAGGCATCCACTGTCGTCATGCAGCAGGGGGGAAGCGAGGAGCGAGGGGGCAGGGGGCATAGCCGGCAGGGGCGCCCCCTCCTCCAGCAATAACAGATGGGGGCTGCGGTGAACCTGCCGGGCCATCCAGCGCAGGAACTGACCTCGGACCGCCTCTGGCTGCAACGGCCACACCGCCAGACGCTCGTAATCGGGATCGGGGAAGTCAGGCCACTGGGCCAGGGGTGGAACCAGCAGTAGCATCAAACCGCCGCCCATCACCGCACCGCAGGCGGCCCCCAGGGCGTCGGGGTGCAGTCCACTCCAGCCATCGAACACCAGCAGCGCCCACTCGCTACCCAAAAGGGCTCCTGACTGGGTGGGGGCAATCCGGGTCGCCTCGGGGAGCGTCTCCCCTGTACCCACCCAACAGGCCCGAGGGCTGCGGTTATCGGCTAACAGATGCTGGCACAGCAACCGCGCCTGCGCCTGCCCCCATTCGCGCCCGCCGCTAAGGACCAGCAGTCGGCGCTGGCGGGTCGCCGCCGCCTGGCTTTGGAGGGAACGACAGAGGTCAATAAAAGCGGCTTCCGCCATTACCGGGCTGCTCCACAGGTGAGTTCGCGCC from Aestuariirhabdus litorea includes:
- the argA gene encoding amino-acid N-acetyltransferase; protein product: MKISSAEYVNFFRHSSPYINAHRGRTFVIHLGGATLADEGFSTIVHDIALLNSLGVRLVLVFGARPQIEQRVVERGINCRFHHGVRLTSKEVLESVKDAVGSLRIRIESMLSMGLANSPMHGARIRVVSGNFVTAKPLGVVDGIDFQQTGEVRRIDREAITQLLNDGYVVLLSCLGSSPTGEVFNLPVEQVATATAAALKAEKLILFGAGNGICNAEGELLRQMRVQQARTLLPALEDEPKQLLEASINACAQGVNRCHIIGHGTDGALLQELFTRDGAGTLVTQQGYEETRQATIEDVGGILELIQPLEEQGVLVRRSRKQLEQEIDLFTVIERDGMIIGCASLHPFTDVRCAELACVAIHPDYRQGSRGDLLLEYAEEFARRQGIERLFVLTTRTAHWFVERGFGEIPVEQLPEAKKQIYNLQRNSKVFEKQL
- a CDS encoding tRNA(Met) cytidine acetyltransferase TmcA; translated protein: MAEAAFIDLCRSLQSQAAATRQRRLLVLSGGREWGQAQARLLCQHLLADNRSPRACWVGTGETLPEATRIAPTQSGALLGSEWALLVFDGWSGLHPDALGAACGAVMGGGLMLLLVPPLAQWPDFPDPDYERLAVWPLQPEAVRGQFLRWMARQVHRSPHLLLLEEGAPLPAMPPAPSLLASPLLHDDSGCLTPGQREAVEAIERVARTPGVPPLVIRSDRGRGKSAALGIAAANLFKAGVKEILVCAPRRAAADSLFENARRRLGLEASRGDLEWGQGRLRFCAPDELLQERPAAQLLLVDEAAAIPAPLLESMLDHYPALVYASTIHGYEGSGRGFALRFQQVLERRRPGWREIRLQQPIRWADGDPLERWCFDSLLLDADCEWRAETAEPLAVRWVSQSQLVEEGPLLRRLFGLLVMAHYRTSASDLRHLLDGPNLRIALLERGQQLLGTALISLEGGFDRPLGQQIWLGRRRPRGHLLPQSLAAHGGLWQAPLLRCLRVMRIAIHPQCQSRGYGSQLLAEVEREARELGCDYLGSSFGVTTRLLPFWLRAGLRPLRLGVSREASSGTHSVMVGKGLSADGCRMIHLGVARFAAEFPGQMVELYPDLDAELAQRLRAGAAGEAPLTPAEARILHWRDLISFADGQRLYETCMATLKAALEEWLAQGLLEPVSEEERTLLLGKVLEGKSWKALATVFPGSGRQQLQQRLRELYGRQLERLLPGELRPLRARALEGATH